A part of Eubacterium sp. AB3007 genomic DNA contains:
- a CDS encoding D-alanyl-D-alanine carboxypeptidase family protein has translation MKRTIKQWTVLALVVLLAGVLAACGSTEGEKGAEKESGAIDYMVLVNKLNQLPDGWEDALETTRFTNSVGDEVEVEKKSYDAYLALKEELEKEDIHVDLDSARRSVEAQQKIMDDFTKKYGEDYAKKTVAQPGYSEHHTGLALDLYLIVDGKDLTENEDMIQYPEIWAKIHEKLASHGFILRYLKDKEQITGYGYEPWHIRYIDDPDKAAEIMKKGITLEEYLGAVKASDVTIDYGKSDLYSKEELEEAAIQVKCEFAAWEGCEMHSLRYAGDKSNSKENIKWLNSLSKGAKYTQVCEFLCDFHSPKEEAGAWEPDQEYEDYQFWLAREKDGGWDLVSYGY, from the coding sequence ATGAAAAGGACGATTAAACAGTGGACAGTACTGGCGCTTGTCGTTCTGCTTGCGGGGGTGCTGGCAGCTTGCGGGAGCACCGAGGGCGAGAAGGGAGCAGAGAAAGAGTCCGGAGCCATCGACTATATGGTGCTGGTGAACAAGCTCAACCAGCTGCCGGATGGCTGGGAGGATGCGCTGGAGACGACCAGGTTCACCAACAGCGTTGGCGACGAGGTTGAGGTGGAGAAGAAATCCTACGATGCCTATCTGGCGCTGAAGGAAGAGCTTGAGAAGGAAGACATCCATGTAGATCTGGATTCAGCTCGCCGCAGCGTGGAAGCACAGCAGAAGATCATGGATGATTTCACCAAGAAATACGGGGAAGACTACGCCAAGAAGACTGTGGCTCAACCTGGCTACTCGGAGCACCACACGGGACTTGCGCTTGATTTGTATCTGATCGTCGATGGAAAGGACCTCACGGAGAACGAGGACATGATCCAGTATCCGGAGATCTGGGCGAAGATCCACGAGAAACTAGCCAGTCACGGGTTCATCCTCCGTTACCTGAAGGACAAGGAACAGATCACAGGATACGGATACGAACCCTGGCATATCCGGTATATCGATGACCCGGACAAGGCGGCAGAGATCATGAAGAAGGGAATCACCCTGGAGGAGTACCTCGGCGCGGTGAAGGCATCTGACGTGACCATCGACTACGGAAAATCCGACCTCTATTCCAAGGAGGAACTGGAGGAGGCCGCGATTCAGGTTAAGTGCGAGTTTGCAGCCTGGGAAGGTTGCGAGATGCACAGCCTGCGCTACGCTGGGGACAAAAGCAATTCCAAGGAGAACATCAAGTGGCTGAATTCGCTGAGCAAGGGGGCCAAGTACACGCAGGTATGCGAGTTCCTCTGCGACTTCCACTCCCCAAAGGAAGAGGCCGGTGCCTGGGAACCGGATCAGGAATATGAGGACTACCAGTTCTGGCTCGCCAGAGAAAAGGACGGCGGCTGGGACCTGGTCAGCTACGGGTATTGA